A genomic region of Mus musculus strain C57BL/6J chromosome 7, GRCm38.p6 C57BL/6J contains the following coding sequences:
- the Tshz3 gene encoding teashirt homolog 3 isoform X3 has protein sequence MCPEKELSKACPSYQNSPAAEFSSHEMDSESHISETSDRMADFESSSIKNEEETKEVQVPLEDTIVSDSLEQMKAVYNNFLSNSYWSNLNLNLHQPSSENNGGSSSSSSSSSSSCGSGSFDWHQSAMAKTLQQVSQNRMLPEPSLFSTVQLYRQSSKLYGSIFTGASKFRCKDCSAAYDTLVELTVHMNETGHYRDDNHETDNNNPKRWSKPRKRSLLEMEGKEDAQKVLKCMYCGHSFESLQDLSVHMIKTKHYQKVPLKEPVTPVAAKIIPAARKKPSLELELPSSPDSTGGTPKATLSDASDALQKNSNPYITPNNRYGHQNGASYAWHFEARKSQILKCMECGSSHDTLQELTAHMMVTGHFIKVTNSAMKKGKPIMETPVTPTITTLLDEKVQSVPLAATTFTSPSNTPASVSPKLAVEIKKEVDKEKAVPDEKPKEREKPSEEEEKYDISSKYHYLTENDLEESPKGGLDILKSLENTVTSAINKAQNGTPSWGGYPSIHAAYQLPNMMKLSLGSSGKSTPLKPMFGNSEIVSPTKTQTLVSPPSSQTSPMPKTNFHAMEELVKKVTEKVAKVEEKMKEPEGKLSPPKRATPSPCSSEQSEPIKMEASSDGSFKSQENSPSPPRDACKEASPSAEPVENGKELVKPLSGGLSGSTAIITDHPPEQPFVNPLSALQSVMNIHLGKAAKPSLPALDPMSMLFKMSNSLAEKAAVATPPPLQAKKAEHLDRYFYHVNNDQPIDLTKGKSDKGCSLGSGLLSPTSTSPATSSSTVTTAKTSAVVSFMSNSPLRENALSDISDMLKNLTESHTSKSSTPSSISEKSDIDGATLEEAEESTPAQKRKGRQSNWNPQHLLILQAQFAASLRQTSEGKYIMSDLSPQERMHISRFTGLSMTTISHWLANVKYQLRRTGGTKFLKNLDTGHPVFFCNDCASQIRTPSTYISHLESHLGFRLRDLSKLSTEQINNQIAQTKSPSEKLVTSSPEEDLGTTYQCKLCNRTFASKHAVKLHLSKTHGKSPEDHLLFVSELEKQ, from the coding sequence ATGTGTCCAGAGAAGGAACTCAGCAAGGCCTGCCCTAGCTACCAGAACTCACCGGCCGCTGAGTTCTCCAGCCATGAAATGGACAGCGAGTCTCACATCAGTGAGACGAGTGACCGGATGGCTGACTTTGAAAGCAGTTCCATCAAGAATGAGGAGGAGACCAAGGAGGTCCAGGTGCCCCTGGAGGACACCATCGTGTCTGATAGCCTGGAGCAGATGAAGGCCGTGTACAACAACTTCCTGTCCAATTCCTATTGGTCCAACCTCAACCTGAACCTGCACCAGCCCTCCTCCGAGAACAATGgtggcagcagtagcagcagcagcagtagcagcagcagctgtggcaGCGGGAGCTTTGACTGGCACCAGAGTGCCATGGCGAAGACCCTGCAGCAGGTGTCCCAGAACCGAATGCTGCCGGAGCCCAGCCTGTTCAGCACCGTGCAGCTGTACCGCCAGAGCAGCAAGCTGTACGGCTCCATTTTCACCGGGGCCAGCAAGTTCCGTTGCAAAGACTGTAGCGCCGCCTACGACACCCTGGTAGAGCTGACCGTGCACATGAATGAGACAGGTCACTATCGCGATGACAACCACGAGACCGACAACAACAACCCCAAGCGCTGGTCCAAGCCTCGCAAACGGTCTTTGTTGGAGatggaggggaaggaggatgCTCAGAAGGTGCTCAAGTGTATGTACTGTGGCCACTCCTTTGAGTCCCTCCAAGACCTGAGCGTCCATATGATCAAAACTAAACACTACCAAAAAGTGCCTCTCAAGGAACCTGTCACACCCGTTGCAGCCAAAATCATCCCTGCTGCTCGGAAGAAaccttctctggagctggagctgcctAGCTCCCCTGATTCCACAGGTGGAACCCCCAAAGCCACCCTGTCTGATGCCAGCGACGCCCTGCAGAAGAACTCCAACCCTTACATCACGCCAAATAATCGGTACGGCCACCAGAACGGGGCCAGCTATGCATGGCACTTCGAGGCCCGAAAGTCTCAGATCCTCAAATGCATGGAGTGTGGAAGCTCCCATGACACGCTCCAGGAGCTCACAGCTCACATGATGGTCACTGGCCACTTTATCAAGGTCACAAACTCGGCCATGAAGAAGGGGAAGCCCATCATGGAGACACCGGTCACGCCCACCATCACCACCTTGCTGGACGAGAAGGTGCAGTCTGTGCCACTGGCAGCCACCACATTCACGTCTCCCTCCAATACGCCCGCGAGTGTCTCCCCGAAGCTGGCGGTGGAGATCAAAAAGGAAGTGGACAAGGAGAAAGCAGTCCCGGATGAGAAacccaaggagagagagaagcccagtgaagaggaggagaagtATGATATTTCTTCCAAGTACCACTATTTGACTGAAAACGACCTAGAAGAGAGCCCTAAAGGTGGACTAGATATCCTCAAATCCCTTGAGAACACAGTAACGTCTGCCATCAACAAGGCTCAGAATGGCACTCCCAGCTGGGGCGGCTATCCCAGCATCCACGCTGCCTACCAGCTCCCCAACATGATGAAGTTGTCCCTGGGTTCCTCGGGGAAGAGCACGCCCCTGAAACCCATGTTTGGCAACAGCGAAATCGTGTCTCCCACAAAAACCCAGACCCTGGtctctccacccagcagccagaCCTCTCCCATGCCCAAGACAAACTTTCACGCCATGGAGGAACTGGTGAAAAAAGTCACGGAGAAAGTTGCCAAAGttgaggagaaaatgaaagagccAGAAGGCAAGCTCTCGCCACCCAAGCGGGCCACGCCGTCCCCGTGCAGCAGCGAGCAGAGCGAACCCATCAAGATGGAGGCCTCCAGCGACGGCAGCTTCAAAAGTCAGGAGAATAGCCCCAGCCCACCAAGAGATGCGTGCAAGGAGGCGAGCCCCTCCGCAGAGCCCGTAGAGAATGGCAAGGAGCTGGTGAAGCCCCTGAGCGGAGGTCTCAGCGGCAGCACAGCCATTATCACGGACCACCCACCAGAACAGCCTTTTGTGAACCCCCTGAGTGCCCTGCAGTCGGTCATGAACATCCACCTGGGCAAGGCCGCCAAGCCCTCGCTGCCTGCGCTGGACCCCATGAGCATGCTTTTCAAGATGAGCAACAGTCTGGCCGAGAAGGCAGCTGTGGCCACCCCACCACCCCTTCAGGCCAAGAAGGCGGAGCATCTGGACCGCTATTTCTACCACGTCAACAATGACCAGCCCATAGACTTGACAAAAGGGAAGAGCGACAAAGGTTGCTCTTTAGGTTCAGGGCTTTTGTCCCCCACGTCCACATCCCCGGCAACTTCCTCATCCACGGTGACAACGGCAAAGACATCTGCCGTCGTATCATTCATGTCAAACTCGCCGCTGCGTGAGAATGCCTTGTCAGATATATCCGATATGTTGAAGAACTTGACAGAGAGCCACACGTCAAAATCCTCCACTCCTTCCAGCATCTCTGAGAAGTCTGACATTGACGGGGCCACCCTGGAAGAGGCCGAGGAGTCGACTCCGGCGCAGAAGAGGAAAGGCCGCCAGTCAAACTGGAATCCTCAGCACCTGCTAATCCTGCAGGCGCAGTTTGCAGCTAGCCTGCGGCAGACTTCAGAAGGGAAGTACATCATGTCCGATCTGAGCCCCCAGGAGCGCATGCACATCTCCAGGTTCACCGGTCTCTCCATGACCACCATCAGCCATTGGCTGGCCAATGTGAAGTACCAACTTCGAAGGACAGGTGGAACAAAGTTCCTCAAAAACTTGGACACTGGACACCCAGTGTTCTTTTGTAACGACTGTGCGTCACAAATCAGGACTCCTTCCACGTACATCAGCCACCTAGAGTCACATCTGGGCTTCCGGCTACGGGACTTATCAAAATTGTCCACCGAACAGATTAACAATCAAATAGCACAAACCAAGTCGCCGTCTGAAAAACTGGTGACATCCTCCCCGGAGGAGGATCTGGGGACCACCTACCAGTGCAAACTTTGTAATCGGACCTTTGCGAGCAAGCATGCTGTTAAACTTCACCTTAGCAAAACCCACGGGAAATCACCGGAAGACCACCTCCTGTTCGTTTCTGAATTGGAGAAGCAGTAG